A single region of the Silene latifolia isolate original U9 population chromosome 8, ASM4854445v1, whole genome shotgun sequence genome encodes:
- the LOC141594234 gene encoding putative expansin-B2, whose amino-acid sequence MALNYSFSTTFYMLLASLVLLECCQCFNPKLMNVTMYDQVIDANWGLAGATWYGPPRGAGSDGGACGYRDAVGHPPFSAMISAGGPSIYQSGQGCGVCYQVKCTGNSACSGNPVTVTVTDECPGCTSEAFHFDLSGTAFGAMAKRGMDDQLRNAGVLKVQFSKVGCNYPGVTVAVSVDPGSNPYYFASTIEFEDGKGIAKVEVQPQSKGWMNMFESHGATWAINPGYVLQAPLSLRLTEKETGRTLVLDRVIPVGWKPGQTYRSRVNFH is encoded by the exons ATGGCTCTTAATTACTCTTTCTCAACAACTTTTTATATGTTATTAGCTTCCTTAGTTCTTTTAGAATGTTGTCAATGTTTCAACCCTAAACTTATGAATGTGACAATGTACGACCAAGTTATCGACGCCAATTGGGGTTTGGCTGGCGCTACATGGTACGGACCTCCTCGTGGTGCCGGAAGCGATG GTGGGGCTTGTGGTTATAGGGATGCAGTGGGGCATCCTCCATTTTCCGCAATGATATCTGCCGGAGGACCCTCAATTTATCAATCGGGTCAAGGATGTGGAGTTTGCTATCAA GTAAAATGCACAGGAAATTCAGCATGTTCAGGAAATCCAGTGACAGTAACAGTTACAGATGAATGTCCAGGTTGCACCTCGGAAGCATTCCATTTTGATCTTAGTGGCACTGCTTTCGGAGCCATGGCTAAACGCGGCATGGATGATCAGTTGCGAAATGCCGGTGTTCTTAAAGTGCAATTTAGCAA GGTAGGGTGCAACTATCCAGGGGTGACAGTGGCGGTAAGTGTGGACCCAGGGTCGAACCCGTACTACTTTGCATCAACAATAGAGTTTGAAGATGGAAAGGGTATTGCAAAAGTAGAGGTACAACCACAATCAAAAGGATGGATGAACATGTTTGAATCTCATGGTGCAACTTGGGCAATTAATCCAGGCTATGTTCTTCAAGCACCCCTTTCTCTTAGGCTCACCGAAAAGGAGACTGGACGTACCTTAGTGTTGGATCGTGTTATTCCGGTCGGATGGAAACCCGGCCAGACATATCGATCTCGGGTTAATTTTCACTAA